In Ciconia boyciana chromosome 5, ASM3463844v1, whole genome shotgun sequence, the DNA window GGGACGGCGGCGACCCGGCGCGGTCCTCGCAGGCCATCCTGAGGGTGCTGATCACCGACGTGAACGACAACAGCCCCCGCTTCGAGAAGAGCGTCTACGAGGCAGACCTGGCAGAGAACAgcagccccgggacccccatccTGCAGCTGCGAGCCGCCGACCTGGATGTGGGGGTGAACGGGCAGATCGAGTACGTCTTCGGGGCAGCCACCGAGTCCGTCAGGCGCTTGCTGCGGCTGGACGAGACCTCCGGCTGGCTCAGCGTCTTGCACCGCATCGACCGGGAGGAGGTGAACCAGCTTCGCTTCACTGTCATGGCCCGAGATCGGGGCCAGCCCCCCAAGACAGACAAGGCCACGGTCGTGCTGAACATCCGCGACGAGAATGACAACGTGCCCACCATCGACATTCGGAAAATCGGGCGCATCCCACTCCGGGATGGGGTGGCTAGCGTGGCCGAGGACGTGCTGGTGGATACCCCCATCGCCCTGGTGCAGGTGTCGGACCGGGACCAAGGTGAAAACGGCGTGGTGACCTGCACCGTGGTGGGCGACGTGCCCTTCCAGCTCAAGCCGGCCAGCGAGGGTGAAGGGGAGCCACAGAACAAGCGCAAGTATTTCCTCCACACCTCGGCCCCTCTGGACTACGAGGCTGTCCGCGACTACAATGTGGTGATCGTGGCTGTGGACTCGGGCAGCCCCAGCTTGTCCAGTAACAACTCATTGCTGGTGCGGGTTGGGGACACTAATGACAACCCTcctgtgttcagccaggccgtGCTGGAGGTCTCCTTCCCGGAGAACAACTTGCCTGGAGAAAGGGTGGCCACAGTGGTCGCCACGGACGCGGACAGTGGCAAGAATGCTGAGATCACCTACTCCCTGGAGGCCTTGCCCCTCTCCTCGGAGGCACCAGGCGGCATCTTCAGCATTGACCCTGACTCTGGGGATGTGTCGGTGCAGGCGGTGCTGGACCGCGAGCAACGTGACACCTATGAGTTCCAGGTGACGGCCCGGGACAAGGGGGTGCCGTCGCTGCAGGGCTCCACCACGGTGGTGGTGCGGGTGGCAGATCGCAACGACAACGAGCCGCGCTTCATGCAGGACGTGTTCACTTTCTATGTGAAGGAGAACCTGCAGCCCAACAGCCCTGTGGGCATGGTGACTGTGATGGACTTTGACAAAGGCCTCAATGCCGAGCTCAGCCTCTCCATCCAGCCCGGTGACCACGACCAGGCAGCTGGCATCTTCTCCATCGAGAACGACACCGGAACCATTTTCTCCACCGTCTCTTTTGACCGGGAGCAGCAGACCAGCTACACTTTTAAGGTGAAGGCAGTGGATGGAGGTGAGCCGCCACGCTCTGCCACTGCCACCGTGTCCCTCTTCGTGATGGACGAGAACGACAATGCGCCCACAGTCACCTTCCCCAGCAACAGCTCCTACACCGTGCTGCCGCCCTCCAGCAACATGCGCACTGTGGTGGCCACGGTGGTTGCCACCGACGCCGACACTGGTCTCAACGCTGACCTCAACTACAGCATTGTTGGGGGCAACCCCTTCAAACTCTTTGAGATTGACCCGGCCAGTGGCGTGGTATCACTGGTGGGCAAGCTGGCCCCCAAGCACTACGGCCTGCACCGCCTCGTGGTGCAGGTGAACGACAGTGGGCAGCCGCCCCAGtccaccactgccctgctccATGTCTTCGTCAATGAGAGCCTGTCCAATGCCACTGTGGTGGAGAGCCAGGTGGCCCGCAGCCTCCACACACCCCTGGCCCAGGACATCGCTGGCGACCCCAGCTATGAGCTGAGCAAGCAGCGGCTTAGCATAGTCATCGGCGTGGTAGCCGGCATCATGACTGTCATCCTCCTCATCCTGGTGGTGGTCATGGCCCGCTACTGCCGCTCCAAGGGCAAACACGGCTACGAGGCCGGCAAGAAGGACCATGAGGATTTCTTCACCCCACAGCAGCACGACAAGGCCAAGAAGCCcaagaaggacaagaaaggcaagaagggCAAGCAGCCCCTCTACAGCAGCAT includes these proteins:
- the PCDH7 gene encoding protocadherin-7 isoform X1, encoding MRRMRTLLGFVHCCCCCCFLLLLPPPLWVSLAAAKQLLRYRLAEEGPADIRIGNVASDLGIVTGSGEVTFSLESGSDYLKIDNMTGELSTTERRIDREKLPQCQMIFDENECFLDFEVSVIGPSQSWVDLFEGRVIILDINDNTPTFPSPVLTLTVEENRPVGTLYLLPTATDRDFGRNGIERYELLQEPGGDGGRRGGGGGGGGGSASAASESALYPGGTKRRQEADAAARSSVFELQVADTLDGEKQPQLIVKGALDREQRDSYELSLRVRDGGDPARSSQAILRVLITDVNDNSPRFEKSVYEADLAENSSPGTPILQLRAADLDVGVNGQIEYVFGAATESVRRLLRLDETSGWLSVLHRIDREEVNQLRFTVMARDRGQPPKTDKATVVLNIRDENDNVPTIDIRKIGRIPLRDGVASVAEDVLVDTPIALVQVSDRDQGENGVVTCTVVGDVPFQLKPASEGEGEPQNKRKYFLHTSAPLDYEAVRDYNVVIVAVDSGSPSLSSNNSLLVRVGDTNDNPPVFSQAVLEVSFPENNLPGERVATVVATDADSGKNAEITYSLEALPLSSEAPGGIFSIDPDSGDVSVQAVLDREQRDTYEFQVTARDKGVPSLQGSTTVVVRVADRNDNEPRFMQDVFTFYVKENLQPNSPVGMVTVMDFDKGLNAELSLSIQPGDHDQAAGIFSIENDTGTIFSTVSFDREQQTSYTFKVKAVDGGEPPRSATATVSLFVMDENDNAPTVTFPSNSSYTVLPPSSNMRTVVATVVATDADTGLNADLNYSIVGGNPFKLFEIDPASGVVSLVGKLAPKHYGLHRLVVQVNDSGQPPQSTTALLHVFVNESLSNATVVESQVARSLHTPLAQDIAGDPSYELSKQRLSIVIGVVAGIMTVILLILVVVMARYCRSKGKHGYEAGKKDHEDFFTPQQHDKAKKPKKDKKGKKGKQPLYSSIVTVEASKPNGQRYDSVNEKLSDSPGMGRYRSVNGGPGSPDLARHYKSSSPLPTVQLHPQSPTAGKKHQAVQDLPPANTFVGAGDNISIGSDHCSEYSCQASSKYSKQVDTVQTTQHPGHIEESCKMNPFRRVTFSVVSQPQDPHQGSLQSCYDSGLEESETPSSKSSSGPRLGALPLPEDNYERTTPDGSVGEAEHMENVRTSADFGPAPLPQKNTTYLYDSRPLPDVALTGKCTRECDEYGHSDSCWMPVRTSPERKQKSQPKLSTFMPVDERGSQEKLANGEASLMGDRNRNLLNKKLTSSYETFSAASFSKNEEGNPEDIPLTQTGEYKPSPVNTLTRREVYL
- the PCDH7 gene encoding protocadherin-7 isoform X4, producing the protein MRRMRTLLGFVHCCCCCCFLLLLPPPLWVSLAAAKQLLRYRLAEEGPADIRIGNVASDLGIVTGSGEVTFSLESGSDYLKIDNMTGELSTTERRIDREKLPQCQMIFDENECFLDFEVSVIGPSQSWVDLFEGRVIILDINDNTPTFPSPVLTLTVEENRPVGTLYLLPTATDRDFGRNGIERYELLQEPGGDGGRRGGGGGGGGGSASAASESALYPGGTKRRQEADAAARSSVFELQVADTLDGEKQPQLIVKGALDREQRDSYELSLRVRDGGDPARSSQAILRVLITDVNDNSPRFEKSVYEADLAENSSPGTPILQLRAADLDVGVNGQIEYVFGAATESVRRLLRLDETSGWLSVLHRIDREEVNQLRFTVMARDRGQPPKTDKATVVLNIRDENDNVPTIDIRKIGRIPLRDGVASVAEDVLVDTPIALVQVSDRDQGENGVVTCTVVGDVPFQLKPASEGEGEPQNKRKYFLHTSAPLDYEAVRDYNVVIVAVDSGSPSLSSNNSLLVRVGDTNDNPPVFSQAVLEVSFPENNLPGERVATVVATDADSGKNAEITYSLEALPLSSEAPGGIFSIDPDSGDVSVQAVLDREQRDTYEFQVTARDKGVPSLQGSTTVVVRVADRNDNEPRFMQDVFTFYVKENLQPNSPVGMVTVMDFDKGLNAELSLSIQPGDHDQAAGIFSIENDTGTIFSTVSFDREQQTSYTFKVKAVDGGEPPRSATATVSLFVMDENDNAPTVTFPSNSSYTVLPPSSNMRTVVATVVATDADTGLNADLNYSIVGGNPFKLFEIDPASGVVSLVGKLAPKHYGLHRLVVQVNDSGQPPQSTTALLHVFVNESLSNATVVESQVARSLHTPLAQDIAGDPSYELSKQRLSIVIGVVAGIMTVILLILVVVMARYCRSKGKHGYEAGKKDHEDFFTPQQHDKAKKPKKDKKGKKGKQPLYSSIVTVEASKPNGQRYDSVNEKLSDSPGMGRYRSVNGGPGSPDLARHYKSSSPLPTVQLHPQSPTAGKKHQAVQDLPPANTFVGAGDNISIGSDHCSEYSCQASSKYSKQVDTVQTTQHPGHIEESCKMNPFRRVTFSVVSQPQDPHQGSLQSCYDSGLEESETPSSKSSSGPRLGALPLPEDNYERTTPDGSVDSRPLPDVALTGKCTRECDEYGHSDSCWMPVRTSPERKQKSQPKLSTFMPVDERGSQEKLANGEASLMGDRNRNLLNKKLTSSYETFSAASFSKNEEGNPEDIPLTQTGEYKPSPVNTLTRREVYL
- the PCDH7 gene encoding protocadherin-7 isoform X7, with amino-acid sequence MRRMRTLLGFVHCCCCCCFLLLLPPPLWVSLAAAKQLLRYRLAEEGPADIRIGNVASDLGIVTGSGEVTFSLESGSDYLKIDNMTGELSTTERRIDREKLPQCQMIFDENECFLDFEVSVIGPSQSWVDLFEGRVIILDINDNTPTFPSPVLTLTVEENRPVGTLYLLPTATDRDFGRNGIERYELLQEPGGDGGRRGGGGGGGGGSASAASESALYPGGTKRRQEADAAARSSVFELQVADTLDGEKQPQLIVKGALDREQRDSYELSLRVRDGGDPARSSQAILRVLITDVNDNSPRFEKSVYEADLAENSSPGTPILQLRAADLDVGVNGQIEYVFGAATESVRRLLRLDETSGWLSVLHRIDREEVNQLRFTVMARDRGQPPKTDKATVVLNIRDENDNVPTIDIRKIGRIPLRDGVASVAEDVLVDTPIALVQVSDRDQGENGVVTCTVVGDVPFQLKPASEGEGEPQNKRKYFLHTSAPLDYEAVRDYNVVIVAVDSGSPSLSSNNSLLVRVGDTNDNPPVFSQAVLEVSFPENNLPGERVATVVATDADSGKNAEITYSLEALPLSSEAPGGIFSIDPDSGDVSVQAVLDREQRDTYEFQVTARDKGVPSLQGSTTVVVRVADRNDNEPRFMQDVFTFYVKENLQPNSPVGMVTVMDFDKGLNAELSLSIQPGDHDQAAGIFSIENDTGTIFSTVSFDREQQTSYTFKVKAVDGGEPPRSATATVSLFVMDENDNAPTVTFPSNSSYTVLPPSSNMRTVVATVVATDADTGLNADLNYSIVGGNPFKLFEIDPASGVVSLVGKLAPKHYGLHRLVVQVNDSGQPPQSTTALLHVFVNESLSNATVVESQVARSLHTPLAQDIAGDPSYELSKQRLSIVIGVVAGIMTVILLILVVVMARYCRSKGKHGYEAGKKDHEDFFTPQQHDKAKKPKKDKKGKKGKQPLYSSIVTVEASKPNGQRYDSVNEKLSDSPGMGRYRSVNGGPGSPDLARHYKSSSPLPTVQLHPQSPTAGKKHQAVQDLPPANTFVGAGDNISIGSDHCSEYSCQASSKYSKQVDTVQTTQHPGHIEESCKMNPFRRVTFSVVSQPQDPHQGSLQSCYDSGLEESETPSSKSSSGPRLGALPLPEDNYERTTPDGSVGEAEHMENALVVEDYIESHVCFENSTLVSLETRFKASTRCSPDREVYPRV
- the PCDH7 gene encoding protocadherin-7 isoform X3, which codes for MRRMRTLLGFVHCCCCCCFLLLLPPPLWVSLAAAKQLLRYRLAEEGPADIRIGNVASDLGIVTGSGEVTFSLESGSDYLKIDNMTGELSTTERRIDREKLPQCQMIFDENECFLDFEVSVIGPSQSWVDLFEGRVIILDINDNTPTFPSPVLTLTVEENRPVGTLYLLPTATDRDFGRNGIERYELLQEPGGDGGRRGGGGGGGGGSASAASESALYPGGTKRRQEADAAARSSVFELQVADTLDGEKQPQLIVKGALDREQRDSYELSLRVRDGGDPARSSQAILRVLITDVNDNSPRFEKSVYEADLAENSSPGTPILQLRAADLDVGVNGQIEYVFGAATESVRRLLRLDETSGWLSVLHRIDREEVNQLRFTVMARDRGQPPKTDKATVVLNIRDENDNVPTIDIRKIGRIPLRDGVASVAEDVLVDTPIALVQVSDRDQGENGVVTCTVVGDVPFQLKPASEGEGEPQNKRKYFLHTSAPLDYEAVRDYNVVIVAVDSGSPSLSSNNSLLVRVGDTNDNPPVFSQAVLEVSFPENNLPGERVATVVATDADSGKNAEITYSLEALPLSSEAPGGIFSIDPDSGDVSVQAVLDREQRDTYEFQVTARDKGVPSLQGSTTVVVRVADRNDNEPRFMQDVFTFYVKENLQPNSPVGMVTVMDFDKGLNAELSLSIQPGDHDQAAGIFSIENDTGTIFSTVSFDREQQTSYTFKVKAVDGGEPPRSATATVSLFVMDENDNAPTVTFPSNSSYTVLPPSSNMRTVVATVVATDADTGLNADLNYSIVGGNPFKLFEIDPASGVVSLVGKLAPKHYGLHRLVVQVNDSGQPPQSTTALLHVFVNESLSNATVVESQVARSLHTPLAQDIAGDPSYELSKQRLSIVIGVVAGIMTVILLILVVVMARYCRSKGKHGYEAGKKDHEDFFTPQQHDKAKKPKKDKKGKKGKQPLYSSIVTVEASKPNGQRYDSVNEKLSDSPGMGRYRSVNGGPGSPDLARHYKSSSPLPTVQLHPQSPTAGKKHQAVQDLPPANTFVGAGDNISIGSDHCSEYSCQASSKYSKQVDTVQTTQHPGHIEESCKMNPFRRVTFSVVSQPQDPHQGSLQSCYDSGLEESETPSSKSSSGPRLGALPLPEDNYERTTPDGSVGEAEHMENDSRPLPDVALTGKCTRECDEYGHSDSCWMPVRTSPERKQKSQPKLSTFMPVDERGSQEKLANGEASLMGDRNRNLLNKKLTSSYETFSAASFSKNEEGNPEDIPLTQTGEYKPSPVNTLTRREVYL
- the PCDH7 gene encoding protocadherin-7 isoform X2; this translates as MRRMRTLLGFVHCCCCCCFLLLLPPPLWVSLAAAKQLLRYRLAEEGPADIRIGNVASDLGIVTGSGEVTFSLESGSDYLKIDNMTGELSTTERRIDREKLPQCQMIFDENECFLDFEVSVIGPSQSWVDLFEGRVIILDINDNTPTFPSPVLTLTVEENRPVGTLYLLPTATDRDFGRNGIERYELLQEPGGDGGRRGGGGGGGGGSASAASESALYPGGTKRRQEADAAARSSVFELQVADTLDGEKQPQLIVKGALDREQRDSYELSLRVRDGGDPARSSQAILRVLITDVNDNSPRFEKSVYEADLAENSSPGTPILQLRAADLDVGVNGQIEYVFGAATESVRRLLRLDETSGWLSVLHRIDREEVNQLRFTVMARDRGQPPKTDKATVVLNIRDENDNVPTIDIRKIGRIPLRDGVASVAEDVLVDTPIALVQVSDRDQGENGVVTCTVVGDVPFQLKPASEGEGEPQNKRKYFLHTSAPLDYEAVRDYNVVIVAVDSGSPSLSSNNSLLVRVGDTNDNPPVFSQAVLEVSFPENNLPGERVATVVATDADSGKNAEITYSLEALPLSSEAPGGIFSIDPDSGDVSVQAVLDREQRDTYEFQVTARDKGVPSLQGSTTVVVRVADRNDNEPRFMQDVFTFYVKENLQPNSPVGMVTVMDFDKGLNAELSLSIQPGDHDQAAGIFSIENDTGTIFSTVSFDREQQTSYTFKVKAVDGGEPPRSATATVSLFVMDENDNAPTVTFPSNSSYTVLPPSSNMRTVVATVVATDADTGLNADLNYSIVGGNPFKLFEIDPASGVVSLVGKLAPKHYGLHRLVVQVNDSGQPPQSTTALLHVFVNESLSNATVVESQVARSLHTPLAQDIAGDPSYELSKQRLSIVIGVVAGIMTVILLILVVVMARYCRSKGKHGYEAGKKDHEDFFTPQQHDKAKKPKKDKKGKKGKQPLYSSIVTVEASKPNGQRYDSVNEKLSDSPGMGRYRSVNGGPGSPDLARHYKSSSPLPTVQLHPQSPTAGKKHQAVQDLPPANTFVGAGDNISIGSDHCSEYSCQASSKYSKQPFRRVTFSVVSQPQDPHQGSLQSCYDSGLEESETPSSKSSSGPRLGALPLPEDNYERTTPDGSVGEAEHMENVRTSADFGPAPLPQKNTTYLYDSRPLPDVALTGKCTRECDEYGHSDSCWMPVRTSPERKQKSQPKLSTFMPVDERGSQEKLANGEASLMGDRNRNLLNKKLTSSYETFSAASFSKNEEGNPEDIPLTQTGEYKPSPVNTLTRREVYL
- the PCDH7 gene encoding protocadherin-7 isoform X6, whose product is MRRMRTLLGFVHCCCCCCFLLLLPPPLWVSLAAAKQLLRYRLAEEGPADIRIGNVASDLGIVTGSGEVTFSLESGSDYLKIDNMTGELSTTERRIDREKLPQCQMIFDENECFLDFEVSVIGPSQSWVDLFEGRVIILDINDNTPTFPSPVLTLTVEENRPVGTLYLLPTATDRDFGRNGIERYELLQEPGGDGGRRGGGGGGGGGSASAASESALYPGGTKRRQEADAAARSSVFELQVADTLDGEKQPQLIVKGALDREQRDSYELSLRVRDGGDPARSSQAILRVLITDVNDNSPRFEKSVYEADLAENSSPGTPILQLRAADLDVGVNGQIEYVFGAATESVRRLLRLDETSGWLSVLHRIDREEVNQLRFTVMARDRGQPPKTDKATVVLNIRDENDNVPTIDIRKIGRIPLRDGVASVAEDVLVDTPIALVQVSDRDQGENGVVTCTVVGDVPFQLKPASEGEGEPQNKRKYFLHTSAPLDYEAVRDYNVVIVAVDSGSPSLSSNNSLLVRVGDTNDNPPVFSQAVLEVSFPENNLPGERVATVVATDADSGKNAEITYSLEALPLSSEAPGGIFSIDPDSGDVSVQAVLDREQRDTYEFQVTARDKGVPSLQGSTTVVVRVADRNDNEPRFMQDVFTFYVKENLQPNSPVGMVTVMDFDKGLNAELSLSIQPGDHDQAAGIFSIENDTGTIFSTVSFDREQQTSYTFKVKAVDGGEPPRSATATVSLFVMDENDNAPTVTFPSNSSYTVLPPSSNMRTVVATVVATDADTGLNADLNYSIVGGNPFKLFEIDPASGVVSLVGKLAPKHYGLHRLVVQVNDSGQPPQSTTALLHVFVNESLSNATVVESQVARSLHTPLAQDIAGDPSYELSKQRLSIVIGVVAGIMTVILLILVVVMARYCRSKGKHGYEAGKKDHEDFFTPQQHDKAKKPKKDKKGKKGKQPLYSSIVTVEASKPNGQRYDSVNEKLSDSPGMGRYRSVNGGPGSPDLARHYKSSSPLPTVQLHPQSPTAGKKHQAVQDLPPANTFVGAGDNISIGSDHCSEYSCQASSKYSKQPFRRVTFSVVSQPQDPHQGSLQSCYDSGLEESETPSSKSSSGPRLGALPLPEDNYERTTPDGSVDSRPLPDVALTGKCTRECDEYGHSDSCWMPVRTSPERKQKSQPKLSTFMPVDERGSQEKLANGEASLMGDRNRNLLNKKLTSSYETFSAASFSKNEEGNPEDIPLTQTGEYKPSPVNTLTRREVYL
- the PCDH7 gene encoding protocadherin-7 isoform X5 gives rise to the protein MRRMRTLLGFVHCCCCCCFLLLLPPPLWVSLAAAKQLLRYRLAEEGPADIRIGNVASDLGIVTGSGEVTFSLESGSDYLKIDNMTGELSTTERRIDREKLPQCQMIFDENECFLDFEVSVIGPSQSWVDLFEGRVIILDINDNTPTFPSPVLTLTVEENRPVGTLYLLPTATDRDFGRNGIERYELLQEPGGDGGRRGGGGGGGGGSASAASESALYPGGTKRRQEADAAARSSVFELQVADTLDGEKQPQLIVKGALDREQRDSYELSLRVRDGGDPARSSQAILRVLITDVNDNSPRFEKSVYEADLAENSSPGTPILQLRAADLDVGVNGQIEYVFGAATESVRRLLRLDETSGWLSVLHRIDREEVNQLRFTVMARDRGQPPKTDKATVVLNIRDENDNVPTIDIRKIGRIPLRDGVASVAEDVLVDTPIALVQVSDRDQGENGVVTCTVVGDVPFQLKPASEGEGEPQNKRKYFLHTSAPLDYEAVRDYNVVIVAVDSGSPSLSSNNSLLVRVGDTNDNPPVFSQAVLEVSFPENNLPGERVATVVATDADSGKNAEITYSLEALPLSSEAPGGIFSIDPDSGDVSVQAVLDREQRDTYEFQVTARDKGVPSLQGSTTVVVRVADRNDNEPRFMQDVFTFYVKENLQPNSPVGMVTVMDFDKGLNAELSLSIQPGDHDQAAGIFSIENDTGTIFSTVSFDREQQTSYTFKVKAVDGGEPPRSATATVSLFVMDENDNAPTVTFPSNSSYTVLPPSSNMRTVVATVVATDADTGLNADLNYSIVGGNPFKLFEIDPASGVVSLVGKLAPKHYGLHRLVVQVNDSGQPPQSTTALLHVFVNESLSNATVVESQVARSLHTPLAQDIAGDPSYELSKQRLSIVIGVVAGIMTVILLILVVVMARYCRSKGKHGYEAGKKDHEDFFTPQQHDKAKKPKKDKKGKKGKQPLYSSIVTVEASKPNGQRYDSVNEKLSDSPGMGRYRSVNGGPGSPDLARHYKSSSPLPTVQLHPQSPTAGKKHQAVQDLPPANTFVGAGDNISIGSDHCSEYSCQASSKYSKQPFRRVTFSVVSQPQDPHQGSLQSCYDSGLEESETPSSKSSSGPRLGALPLPEDNYERTTPDGSVGEAEHMENDSRPLPDVALTGKCTRECDEYGHSDSCWMPVRTSPERKQKSQPKLSTFMPVDERGSQEKLANGEASLMGDRNRNLLNKKLTSSYETFSAASFSKNEEGNPEDIPLTQTGEYKPSPVNTLTRREVYL
- the PCDH7 gene encoding protocadherin-7 isoform X10; its protein translation is MRRMRTLLGFVHCCCCCCFLLLLPPPLWVSLAAAKQLLRYRLAEEGPADIRIGNVASDLGIVTGSGEVTFSLESGSDYLKIDNMTGELSTTERRIDREKLPQCQMIFDENECFLDFEVSVIGPSQSWVDLFEGRVIILDINDNTPTFPSPVLTLTVEENRPVGTLYLLPTATDRDFGRNGIERYELLQEPGGDGGRRGGGGGGGGGSASAASESALYPGGTKRRQEADAAARSSVFELQVADTLDGEKQPQLIVKGALDREQRDSYELSLRVRDGGDPARSSQAILRVLITDVNDNSPRFEKSVYEADLAENSSPGTPILQLRAADLDVGVNGQIEYVFGAATESVRRLLRLDETSGWLSVLHRIDREEVNQLRFTVMARDRGQPPKTDKATVVLNIRDENDNVPTIDIRKIGRIPLRDGVASVAEDVLVDTPIALVQVSDRDQGENGVVTCTVVGDVPFQLKPASEGEGEPQNKRKYFLHTSAPLDYEAVRDYNVVIVAVDSGSPSLSSNNSLLVRVGDTNDNPPVFSQAVLEVSFPENNLPGERVATVVATDADSGKNAEITYSLEALPLSSEAPGGIFSIDPDSGDVSVQAVLDREQRDTYEFQVTARDKGVPSLQGSTTVVVRVADRNDNEPRFMQDVFTFYVKENLQPNSPVGMVTVMDFDKGLNAELSLSIQPGDHDQAAGIFSIENDTGTIFSTVSFDREQQTSYTFKVKAVDGGEPPRSATATVSLFVMDENDNAPTVTFPSNSSYTVLPPSSNMRTVVATVVATDADTGLNADLNYSIVGGNPFKLFEIDPASGVVSLVGKLAPKHYGLHRLVVQVNDSGQPPQSTTALLHVFVNESLSNATVVESQVARSLHTPLAQDIAGDPSYELSKQRLSIVIGVVAGIMTVILLILVVVMARYCRSKGKHGYEAGKKDHEDFFTPQQHDKAKKPKKDKKGKKGKQPLYSSIVTVEASKPNGQRYDSVNEKLSDSPGMGRYRSVNGGPGSPDLARHYKSSSPLPTVQLHPQSPTAGKKHQAVQDLPPANTFVGAGDNISIGSDHCSEYSCQASSKYSKQIQGLYQM
- the PCDH7 gene encoding protocadherin-7 isoform X8, which translates into the protein MRRMRTLLGFVHCCCCCCFLLLLPPPLWVSLAAAKQLLRYRLAEEGPADIRIGNVASDLGIVTGSGEVTFSLESGSDYLKIDNMTGELSTTERRIDREKLPQCQMIFDENECFLDFEVSVIGPSQSWVDLFEGRVIILDINDNTPTFPSPVLTLTVEENRPVGTLYLLPTATDRDFGRNGIERYELLQEPGGDGGRRGGGGGGGGGSASAASESALYPGGTKRRQEADAAARSSVFELQVADTLDGEKQPQLIVKGALDREQRDSYELSLRVRDGGDPARSSQAILRVLITDVNDNSPRFEKSVYEADLAENSSPGTPILQLRAADLDVGVNGQIEYVFGAATESVRRLLRLDETSGWLSVLHRIDREEVNQLRFTVMARDRGQPPKTDKATVVLNIRDENDNVPTIDIRKIGRIPLRDGVASVAEDVLVDTPIALVQVSDRDQGENGVVTCTVVGDVPFQLKPASEGEGEPQNKRKYFLHTSAPLDYEAVRDYNVVIVAVDSGSPSLSSNNSLLVRVGDTNDNPPVFSQAVLEVSFPENNLPGERVATVVATDADSGKNAEITYSLEALPLSSEAPGGIFSIDPDSGDVSVQAVLDREQRDTYEFQVTARDKGVPSLQGSTTVVVRVADRNDNEPRFMQDVFTFYVKENLQPNSPVGMVTVMDFDKGLNAELSLSIQPGDHDQAAGIFSIENDTGTIFSTVSFDREQQTSYTFKVKAVDGGEPPRSATATVSLFVMDENDNAPTVTFPSNSSYTVLPPSSNMRTVVATVVATDADTGLNADLNYSIVGGNPFKLFEIDPASGVVSLVGKLAPKHYGLHRLVVQVNDSGQPPQSTTALLHVFVNESLSNATVVESQVARSLHTPLAQDIAGDPSYELSKQRLSIVIGVVAGIMTVILLILVVVMARYCRSKGKHGYEAGKKDHEDFFTPQQHDKAKKPKKDKKGKKGKQPLYSSIVTVEASKPNGQRYDSVNEKLSDSPGMGRYRSVNGGPGSPDLARHYKSSSPLPTVQLHPQSPTAGKKHQAVQDLPPANTFVGAGDNISIGSDHCSEYSCQASSKYSKQVDTVQTTQHPGHIEESCKMNPFRRVTFSVVSQPQDPHQGSLQSCYDSGLEESETPSSKSSSGPRLGALPLPEDNYERTTPDGSVGEAEHMENDFRKNPAAAK
- the PCDH7 gene encoding protocadherin-7 isoform X9, with product MRRMRTLLGFVHCCCCCCFLLLLPPPLWVSLAAAKQLLRYRLAEEGPADIRIGNVASDLGIVTGSGEVTFSLESGSDYLKIDNMTGELSTTERRIDREKLPQCQMIFDENECFLDFEVSVIGPSQSWVDLFEGRVIILDINDNTPTFPSPVLTLTVEENRPVGTLYLLPTATDRDFGRNGIERYELLQEPGGDGGRRGGGGGGGGGSASAASESALYPGGTKRRQEADAAARSSVFELQVADTLDGEKQPQLIVKGALDREQRDSYELSLRVRDGGDPARSSQAILRVLITDVNDNSPRFEKSVYEADLAENSSPGTPILQLRAADLDVGVNGQIEYVFGAATESVRRLLRLDETSGWLSVLHRIDREEVNQLRFTVMARDRGQPPKTDKATVVLNIRDENDNVPTIDIRKIGRIPLRDGVASVAEDVLVDTPIALVQVSDRDQGENGVVTCTVVGDVPFQLKPASEGEGEPQNKRKYFLHTSAPLDYEAVRDYNVVIVAVDSGSPSLSSNNSLLVRVGDTNDNPPVFSQAVLEVSFPENNLPGERVATVVATDADSGKNAEITYSLEALPLSSEAPGGIFSIDPDSGDVSVQAVLDREQRDTYEFQVTARDKGVPSLQGSTTVVVRVADRNDNEPRFMQDVFTFYVKENLQPNSPVGMVTVMDFDKGLNAELSLSIQPGDHDQAAGIFSIENDTGTIFSTVSFDREQQTSYTFKVKAVDGGEPPRSATATVSLFVMDENDNAPTVTFPSNSSYTVLPPSSNMRTVVATVVATDADTGLNADLNYSIVGGNPFKLFEIDPASGVVSLVGKLAPKHYGLHRLVVQVNDSGQPPQSTTALLHVFVNESLSNATVVESQVARSLHTPLAQDIAGDPSYELSKQRLSIVIGVVAGIMTVILLILVVVMARYCRSKGKHGYEAGKKDHEDFFTPQQHDKAKKPKKDKKGKKGKQPLYSSIVTVEASKPNGQRYDSVNEKLSDSPGMGRYRSVNGGPGSPDLARHYKSSSPLPTVQLHPQSPTAGKKHQAVQDLPPANTFVGAGDNISIGSDHCSEYSCQASSKYSKQCSWDAQHFSPDKNYTSLHITDV